In Verrucomicrobiota bacterium, the following are encoded in one genomic region:
- a CDS encoding protein-signal peptide and transmembrane prediction, producing MRLSLLLCLWTSSLIMSAADTLTLQLRSRAPATGAAEVKPASWPANKTALIICDMWDDHWCRSAARRVEEMAGPLNEVVNLARSKGVFIIHAPSSVTSFYQGTPQRQLALRSKTSVPPAPLSTLQRWGTAWCWPDPKFEQVLPIDDSDMGCSCPGRKCEIREAWTRQIKTLSLAEGDALTDNGQETWNLLAERQIDHVILCGVHLNMCVLGRPFGIRQMVKMGKKVALMRDMTDTMYNPERPPGVDHFTGTDLVVSHVEKYWCPTFTSADLTGKKAFRFSEDQRGTAP from the coding sequence ATCATGAGTGCCGCCGATACCTTGACGCTCCAACTCCGCTCGAGGGCCCCCGCCACCGGTGCCGCGGAGGTCAAACCCGCATCCTGGCCCGCCAACAAAACCGCCCTCATCATCTGCGATATGTGGGACGATCATTGGTGCCGGTCCGCCGCCCGTCGCGTCGAGGAAATGGCCGGTCCGTTAAACGAGGTCGTCAACCTGGCCCGCTCCAAAGGCGTCTTCATCATCCATGCACCCAGCAGCGTAACGTCCTTTTACCAGGGAACACCCCAACGTCAACTGGCCCTGCGCTCCAAAACCAGCGTCCCGCCCGCACCGCTCTCAACCCTGCAGCGCTGGGGGACCGCCTGGTGCTGGCCCGACCCGAAATTTGAACAGGTCCTCCCCATCGATGACTCCGACATGGGCTGTTCCTGCCCCGGCCGCAAATGCGAAATCCGGGAAGCCTGGACCCGCCAAATCAAAACCCTCTCCCTGGCCGAAGGAGACGCCCTCACCGACAACGGACAGGAAACCTGGAATCTCCTGGCCGAACGTCAAATCGATCACGTCATCCTCTGCGGTGTGCATCTCAACATGTGCGTCCTCGGACGCCCCTTCGGCATCCGCCAGATGGTGAAAATGGGCAAGAAAGTCGCCCTCATGCGCGACATGACCGACACCATGTACAACCCCGAACGTCCACCCGGTGTGGACCACTTCACCGGAACGGACCTGGTCGTCAGCCACGTGGAAAAATATTGGTGCCCCACCTTCACCAGCGCGGATCTCACCGGGAAAAAGGCTTTCCGTTTTTCGGAAGATCAGCGCGGCACCGCACCCTAA